One stretch of Candida orthopsilosis Co 90-125, chromosome 3 draft sequence DNA includes these proteins:
- a CDS encoding Ddr48 protein (immunogenic stress-associated protein), producing MVFGFGKDDKEDRRRGDDNDDSYGGSSRTSGNNNGDDNFGSSNFGSSGNNNDDSYGSSNKRGGDSSFGNDDSYGSSNRSGGGYGNDDSYGSSNRSGGNTFGNDDDSYGSSNKRGGNSSTFGNDDDNYGSSNRSGSGYGNDDSYGSSNRSGGGNSYGNDDDNNFGSSNRRGGDDDNFGSSNRSGGNSGYGNDDSYGSSNRSDF from the coding sequence ATGGTATTTGGATTTGGTAAAGACGATAAAGAAGATAGGAGAAGAGGTGATGATAACGATGACAGTTATGGTGGATCATCAAGAACTAGTGGAAACAACAACGGCGACGACAACTTTGGATCATCCAATTTCGGCTCTTCTGGCAACAATAATGACGATAGCTACGGCTCTTCAAATAAGAGGGGTGGTGATTCTTCATTTGGCAATGATGATTCTTATGGATCATCAAATAGATCTGGTGGTGGATATGGAAATGATGATTCTTATGGCTCATCAAACAGATCGGGTGGAAACACCTTTGGTAACGATGATGATTCTTATGGATCATCCAATAAGAGAGGTGgtaattcatcaacttttggtaatgatgatgataacTACGGTTCATCAAACAGATCAGGTAGTGGTTATGGTAACGACGACTCTTATGGATCTTCCAACAGATCAGGTGGTGGGAACTCTTATGGaaacgatgatgataaCAACTTTGGTTCATCAAATAGAAGAGGTGGTGACGATGATAATTTTGGTTCATCAAATAGATCTGGTGGAAACAGCGGATATGGTAACGATGATTCTTATGGATCTTCCAACAGAAGTGATTTCTAA
- a CDS encoding Cct2 chaperonin of the cytosolic TCP1 ring complex, with protein MSVQIFKDQVEEDRAENARLSAFVGAIAVGDLVKSTLGPKGMDKLLQSASNPDHSIVTNDGATILKSIPFENPAAKVLVNISKVQDDEVGDGTTSVTVLSAELLRESEKLIDQKIHPQTIIEGFRIARKHAIDALDKNAVNNGLDPAKFRLDLLNIAKTTLSSKILSQDKEQFATLAVDAILRLKGSTNLNNIQIIKKVGGKLSDSYLDEGFILEKKFGVGQPQKVENAKILIANTSMDTDKVKIFGAKFKVDSTSKLAELEKAEKVKMKAKVDKIKNYDINVFINRQLIYDYPEQLFTDAKINTIEHADFDGVERLALVTGGDVVSTFDNPSTTKLGHCDAIEEILIGEDPFLKFSGVAAGEACTIVLRGATDHVLEEAERSLHDALSVLSQTTKDTKTVLGGGCAEMLMAKSVDEAAANETGKKALAIEAYSRALKQLPIILADNAGYDSSELVTKLRSAIYNGISTSGLNLNEGTIANMRELGVVESYKLKRAVVNSATEAAEVLLRVDNIIRAKPRTADRNH; from the coding sequence ATGTCAGTTCAGATATTCAAAGATCAGGTTGAGGAAGATAGAGCTGAAAATGCTCGTTTATCCGCTTTTGTTGGCGCAATTGCCGTGGGTGATTTGGTCAAATCAACCTTGGGTCCAAAAGGAATGGATAAATTATTACAAAGTGCTAGTAACCCTGATCATTCCATTGTAACCAATGATGGTGCTactattttgaaatctatACCATTTGAAAACCCAGCAGCTAAAGTATTGGTCAATATTTCTAAAGtacaagatgatgaagtcGGAGATGGAACAACATCGGTCACAGTTCTTAGTGCTGAATTATTGAGagaaagtgaaaaattaattgatcaaaaaattcatccaCAAACCATAATTGAAGGTTTTAGAATAGCTAGGAAACACGCAATTGATGCATTGGATAAAAATGCTGTCAACAATGGATTGGATCCAGCAAAATTCAGattggatttgttgaatattgCCAAGACTACCTTATCGTCAAAGATTTTGTCACAAGATAAAGAGCAATTTGCTACTTTGGCTGTGGATGCAATTTTACGATTGAAAGGATCAACTAATTTAaacaatattcaaataattAAAAAAGTAGGAGGTAAATTATCAGATTCATATCTAGATGAAGGtttcattttggaaaagaaatttggtGTTGGACAACCTCAAAAAGTGGAAAATGCTAAAATACTTATAGCCAACACATCAATGGATACCGATAAGGTCAAGATTTTTGGAGCTAAATTTAAAGTCGATTCAACTTCTAAATTGgctgaattggaaaaagcTGAAAAGGTGAAGATGAAAGCCAAGGTTgataaaattaaaaattatGATATCAATGTGTTTATAAATcgtcaattgatttatgatTATCCTGAGCAATTGTTCACTGATGCTAAGATCAACACAATTGAACATGCTGATTTCGATGGTGTTGAAAGATTGGCATTGGTTACTGGTGGAGATGTTGTTAGTACATTTGATAATCCAAGCACCACAAAATTAGGTCATTGTGACgctattgaagaaatattGATTGGAGAAgatccatttttgaaattttcagGAGTTGCTGCAGGTGAAGCTTGTACAATTGTATTACGTGGTGCTACTGACCATGTTTTGGAAGAAGCTGAAAGATCATTACATGATGCGTTATCAGTGTTGTCACAAACCACAAAAGATACCAAAACAGTCTTGGGTGGAGGCTGTGCTGAGATGCTCATGGCTAAATCCGTTGATGAGGCAGCAGCCAATGAGACAGGTAAAAAGGCACTTGCTATTGAAGCATATAGTCGAGCATTAAAACAACTACCTATAATTTTGGCAGATAATGCTGGATATGATTCGAGCGAATTAGTTACCAAATTGAGATCTGCTATATACAATGGTATTTCAACGTCTGGATTAAACTTGAATGAGGGTACAATTGCTAATATGAGAGAATTGGGTGTTGTCGAAAGttacaagttgaaaagaGCGGTTGTAAACTCTGCAACTGAAGCAGCTGAAGTGCTTTTAAGGGTGGATAATATCATTCGTGCCAAGCCCCGTACTGCCGATAGAAATCATTAG
- a CDS encoding Sal1 protein (S. cerevisiae homolog SAL1 has ion binding, ATP:ADP antiporter activity, has role in ADP transport, transport, mitochondrial transport and localizes to mitochondrion), producing the protein MSKNITPASSYLSNDSSSEESQYAKDIVIPAKPNDYETLFRKLDIEENGQITFRDFTKAMRKLKHPISQNPELLKQVFNSFDEDQNKIIDFNDFKKYLSTTDDQILKGFNKIDEDNDGKLKKADFVKYLKDHLNLNASQVNVDLLFKRIDYKNDGYITYDEFREFLILMPRLHGSRIRTAYTFVVENFGVSSDGDVTLINQFLNGFGFFLAGGLAGVVSRTCTAPFDRIKVFLIARTDLTSTILHSKEEIARQIASGAEQHVIDQLRAKLAHAELEKHIQMTKATTLREKTIRSPIVQAARTLWLQGGIKAFYVGNGLNVLKVFPESAMKFGSFEAAKRFFARIEGVDDVSQISKVSTYLAGGFGGVVSQFAVYPVDTLKFRLQCSKLDSSLQGNALLIQTAKDLYREGGMRVFYRGIIAGISGIFPYAALDLGTFQTIKTWLIKREARRSGLSEDEVKLPNYIVLSLGALSGSFGATVVYPINSLRTRLQAQGTYAHPYTYTGFFDVFRKTIAREGYPGLYKGLVPNLAKVAPAVSISYFVYENLKNLFGLHNQV; encoded by the coding sequence ATGTCCAAAAATATCACACCCGCATCTTCATACCTATCCAATGACTCTTCATCAGAAGAGAGCCAATACGCAAAAGACATTGTGATACCTGCCAAACCTAATGATTATGAAACACTTTTCCGcaaattggatattgaagaaaatggtCAAATAACATTTCGAGATTTCACTAAAGCTATGAGAAAGCTAAAGCATCCCATTAGTCAAAACCCTGAACTTTTAAAACAAGTGTTtaattcatttgatgaGGATCAAAACAAGATTATCGACTTTAacgatttcaaaaagtatttGTCGACAACTGATGATCAAATTTTAAAAGGtttcaacaagattgatgaagataatgatgggaaattgaaaaaagcCGATTTTGTCAAGTATCTAAAAGATCATTTGAATCTCAATGCAAGTCAGGTCAATGTAGACTTACTTTTTAAACGAATTGATTACAAAAACGATGGATATATAACTTACGACGAGTTTAGggaatttttgatattgatgcCGCGATTACACGGTTCAAGAATACGAACAGCATACACATTTGTAGTGGAAAATTTTGGGGTCAGTTCCGACGGTGATGTCACGttaatcaatcaatttcttaatggatttggatttttcCTTGCTGGAGGACTAGCAGGTGTGGTATCGAGAACATGTACAGCTCCATTTGACAGAATCAAAGTGTTTTTAATTGCCAGAACCGATTTAACTTCAACCATTCTCCATTCAAAAGAGGAAATAGCGCGTCAGATTGCTTCTGGTGCTGAACAACACGttattgatcaattacGTGCTAAATTGGCCCATgctgaattggaaaaacaTATACAAATGACTAAAGCTACAACTTTAAGAGAAAAAACAATTCGATCTCCTATAGTGCAAGCAGCAAGAACACTATGGCTACAAGGTGGTATCAAGGCATTTTACGTTGGAAATGGGCTAAATGTGTTGAAAGTTTTCCCAGAATCCGCGATGAAGTTTGGTTCATTCGAAGCAGCAAAGAGGTTTTTTGCCAGAATCGaaggtgttgatgatgtgtCACAAATCTCCAAAGTATCGACGTATTTGGCGGGTGGGTTTGGTGGTGTCGTATCTCAATTTGCCGTTTATCCAGTAGATACGCTTAAATTTAGATTACAATGTTCGAAATTGGATAGTTCCCTACAAGGTAATGCATTATTGATCCAAACTGCCAAGGATTTGTACCGAGAAGGAGGTATGCGTGTGTTTTACCGTGGTATAATTGCTGGTATCAGTGGTATATTCCCCTACGCTGCTCTTGATTTAGGTACTTTTCAAACTATCAAGACATGGTTGATCAAACGAGAAGCAAGAAGGTCAGGTTTAAGTGAAGATGAAGTCAAGTTGCCAAATTATATCGTATTATCATTGGGTGCACTTTCTGGCTCATTTGGTGCCACTGTTGTTTACCCTATTAATTCATTGAGAACTAGATTACAAGCACAAGGAACTTATGCTCACCCGTATACATATACTGGATTCTTTGATGTTTTTAGAAAGACCATTGCAAGAGAAGGATACCCGGGTTTGTATAAAGGGTTGGTACccaatttggcaaaagtTGCACCAGCTGTCTCAATCTCgtattttgtttatgagaatttgaaaaacttaTTTGGATTACACAATCAAGTATAA
- a CDS encoding Pho13 4-nitrophenylphosphatase: MTKKANPSQINTKADAKLLLDLFDNFLIDCDGVVWLAETLIPKVTQFLQFLEQHNKQFAFVTNNSSKSRQAYIEKLACLGIHGINKERIYTTGYSAVLELQKMGIPLGSKIWVLGDKGIEDELADEGYVAVGGSNPLLDQSWNPKNPLLKVDPEVKAVIAGSTNEFNFMRIATTLQYLMHDNKSLPYIGTNGDRNYPGPDGLTLPAGGSVVEYMAYCSGRSYIDVGKPSKTFADIIFYDTGFDRSKTIMIGDTLSSDIKFGNDAKLGNGHGTLLVLSGVTTVPELKDLMASANHQYGDDSLVPQFYVDSLTKLYELVSE; encoded by the coding sequence ATGACTAAAAAAGCTAATCCTTCACAAATAAACACCAAAGCCGATGCCAAATTGCTACTTGACCTATTCGACAATTTCTTAATCGATTGTGATGGAGTTGTATGGTTAGCAGAAACACTTATTCCCAAAGTAACTCAATTTTTACAGTTTCTAGAACAacacaataaacaatttgcaTTCGTCACCAACAACTCATCAAAATCACGTCAAGCCTACATTGAAAAGTTGGCGTGTTTAGGAATACATGGTATAAATAAAGAACGTATTTACACTACTGGTTATTCAGCAGTGTTggaattacaaaaaatgGGTATTCCTTTAGGCTCCAAGATATGGGTATTGGGAGATAAAggaattgaagatgaattggCTGATGAGGGATATGTGGCTGTCGGCGGATCAAATCCGTTATTGGACCAATCATGGAACCCCAAGAACCCTTTGCTCAAAGTTGACCCCGAGGTAAAAGCAGTTATTGCTGGATCAACCAATGAATTCAACTTTATGCGAATTGCCACTACTTTACAATATTTGATGCATGACAACAAGAGTTTACCATATATTGGAACTAACGGTGACCGAAACTATCCTGGACCTGATGGGTTAACACTTCCTGCTGGTGGAAGTGTGGTTGAGTATATGGCATATTGTTCCGGTCGAAGTTATATCGATGTCGGTAAACCAAGCAAGACGTTTGCTGATATTATATTTTATGATACTGGATTTGATAGATCAAAAACGATAATGATTGGTGATACATTGTCTTCAGATATTAAATTTGGtaatgatgcaaaattGGGGAATGGACATGGTACATTGCTTGTATTGTCTGGTGTCACAACGGTTCCTGAATTGAAGGACTTGATGGCTAGTGCTAATCATCAATATGGAGATGATCTGTTGGTGCCTCAATTTTATGTCGACTCATTGACAAAACTTTACGAACTTGTACTGGAATAA
- a CDS encoding Pms1 DNA mismatch repair factor: protein MSSIQSINAVDISKITSGQVIIDLKSIIKELIENAIDAATSKIVVNFINYGIESITVQDNGKGIQKEDFETVCLRSHTSKINDLDDLTKLGTLGFRGEALNSICALSTKVTITTSTLDTYPRNYTLKYDQLGKLKEESSKLGGMSNKSGTTITIEHLFKNFTVRRKNFIKNSKREFHKAVNFIINYLLIYPEIKFEVTNTNSSGKKQLVLSSKGGENNTTVENLITIYGNNGNTNLLNVDIDIGFNAKLTGYISSYSFGLGRSTPDRQFLFVNKRPIVFRKLTKLINEVYKSFNHVQYPIYVLNLDIDPELIDVNVLPDKTNVLIHNESRVLESIRESLIEFYTMQDKVIIPKSLWEHIPFNKHGTATVEQTSTQEDTQARTIDIKKFIKKEEDSIDSLETQSSEARNEHINEANEAEKSVGSKEFEIGQADKSTAKTDPLFCQEPENECPVKVEKPLLATAQAQRRICVEVLRSVDERNMDKGSVGQFESQEIELDHSRNVPEETIVETENDYDQDDEVEEEKSESVYAISHNSVATSNQSITSDVSPPEKNKELGAIKNQASDAIPTSQVLSNFSYNGPEIQTDISKLQDNHGVNFHPKQSDACEGSLYIKIGNEEFEERPAKRFKSSSLYTKKKKLSSQELLSTISSPRNFDSEEVVKRRQNIKVNQTLEDEGIYHISKSDFLKMKLVGQFNLGFILVHHRDNLFIIDQHASDEKYNFEKLIENYSIQNQPLIRPQTLELNIIDEMLVIDHEAVFRHNGFKFTIDHEGKLGSRIVLISLPVYKNIMFDTNDFMELINLVNEQPSNKHIKCSKIRNILAMKACRSSIMIGSPLSRGKMTQVVQNLSRLDKPWNCPHGRPTMRHLSELDNWNSKYFDYSL from the coding sequence ATGTCACTGATTCAAAGTATCAATGCGGTGGACATCTCCAAAATCACTTCCGGACAGGTCATTATCGATCTTAAATCAATCATTAAGGAACTAATTGAAAACGCGATTGATGCCGCAACGTCGAAGATTGTAgtcaactttatcaactACGGTATTGAATCGATAACTGTTCAAGATAATGGAAAGGGAATACAAAAggaagattttgaaacagTGTGCTTACGAAGTCATACTTCAAAAATTAATGatcttgatgatttgacCAAGTTGGGAACATTGGGGTTTCGAGGTGAAgcattgaattcaatttgcGCCTTATCTACCAAAGTGACAATAACTACCCTGACTTTGGATACTTATCCCAGGAACTACACTTTGAAATATGATCAGCTTGGCAAACTAAAAGAAGAGTCATCGAAATTAGGTGGAATGAGTAACAAATCAGGCACGACTATCACAATTGAGCAtttattcaagaattttACAGTTCGACGGAAgaactttatcaaaaactCGAAAAGGGAGTTTCATAAAGCAGtcaactttatcatcaattattTGCTAATATACcctgaaatcaaatttgaagtgACCAATACCAATTCTAGTGGTAAGAAACAATTAGTGTTGTCATCAAAGGGAGGAGAAAATAATACAACAGTGGAGAATTTGATAACGATATATGGAAATAACGGTAATACCAACTTACTCAATGTCGATATCGATATTGGTTTTAATGCAAAATTAACTGGTTACATCTCATCATATTCTTTTGGATTGGGTCGATCGACGCCAGATAGAcaattcttgtttgttAATAAGAGACCTATTGTGTTTAGAAAACTTACCAAGTTGATTAACGAAGTTTACAAGTCTTTCAATCATGTGCAATATCCGATTTATGTATTGAATCTTGACATTGATCCCGAGCTCATTGATGTTAACGTCTTACCAGACAAGACTAATGTATTGATCCATAATGAGTCACGAGTTTTGGAATCTATACGTGAAAGTCTTATTGAGTTTTATACCATGCAAGATAAAGTGATTATTCCAAAAAGTTTGTGGGAGCATATACCATTCAATAAACATGGCACGGCCACTGTGGAGCAGACTTCGACTCAAGAGGATACCCAAGCTCGTacaattgatatcaaaaagtttataaagaaagaagaagatagCATTGACAGTTTAGAAACCCAAAGTTCAGAAGCGAGGAATGAACATATAAATGAAGCTAATGAGGCAGAAAAGTCTGTAGGGAGCAaggaatttgaaattggtcaaGCAGATAaatcaacagcaaaaaCAGACCCATTGTTTTGTCAGGAACCAGAGAATGAATGTCCAGTTAAAGTGGAGAAACCGCTTTTGGCAACCGCACAAGCCCAAAGACGGATCTGCGTTGAGGTTTTGCGTTCAGTTGATGAGCGTAATATGGACAAAGGATCTGTGGGCCAGTTTGAACTGcaagaaattgaacttgATCATTCAAGAAATGTACCTGAAGAGACCATTGTTGAGACCGAGAATGATTATGATCAAGATGATGAGGTGGAGGAGGAGAAGTCTGAACTGGTATATGCCATCTCCCATAATAGTGTTGCAACCCTGAATCAACTGATTACAAGCGATGTATCTCCACCAGAAAAGAACAAGGAACTTGGTGCGATTAAAAATCAAGCTAGTGATGCAATTCCCACGTCACAGGTGTTGTCAAACTTCTCCTACAATGGACCTGAAATTCAAACAGACATTAGTAAATTGCAAGATAATCATGGTGTAAACTTTCACCCCAAGCAATCAGATGCCTGTGAAGGAAGCTTGTACATTAAGATAGGCaatgaagagtttgaagaaagacCAGCAAAGAGGTTCAAGTCGTCAAGTTTGTAcaccaaaaagaagaaactttCATCACAAGAATTGCTATCTACGATATCCTCGCCACGCAATTTTGATAGTGAAGAAGTAGTCAAGAGAAGACAAAATATTAAGGTTAACCAAACTTTAGAGGATGAAGGTATTTATCACATTTCTAAATCCGATTTCCttaaaatgaaattggtggGACAATTCAACTTGGGGTTTATCCTAGTTCATCATCGTGACAATTTATTCATTATAGATCAACACGCATCTGAtgaaaaatacaattttgaaaaattgattgaaaattacagtattcaaaatcaaccattGATTAGACCCCAAACActtgaattgaatattaTTGACGAAATGTTAGTAATTGATCACGAAGCAGTTTTTAGACACAATGGGTTCAAATTCACCATTGATCATGAAGGTAAACTTGGATCAAGAATTGTCCTCATTTCATTACCAGTATACAAGAATATAATGTTTGACACTAATGATTTCATGGAACtcatcaatttggtgaatgAACAACCAAGTAATAAGCATATTAAATGTTCCAAGATTAGGAATATTTTAGCCATGAAGGCATGTCGAAGTAGTATAATGATTGGATCGCCGTTATCAAGGGGTAAAATGACGCAAGTTGTGCAGAATTTAAGTCGGCTTGATAAGCCTTGGAACTGCCCACACGGGAGACCTACTATGAGACACTTGAGCGAGTTAGATAATTGGAATAGCAAGTACTTCGACTATAGCTTATGA
- a CDS encoding Dus1 protein (S. cerevisiae homolog DUS1 has tRNA dihydrouridine synthase activity, has role in tRNA modification and localizes to nucleus) — translation MFILARSSRPSTHTASIISASSQRRLATLSNSQQQNIEMTVLAITTPPSPPSTSRKLLGRELYNAIGQPKTIVAPMVDQSELAWRILSRKYGADLCYTPMFHARLFVTSDKYRKSMFNDQDGNPRYDRPLIVQFCANDPEILLQAAKLVENQCDAVDLNLGCPQGIAKKGKYGSFLMEDWDLIHKLIRKLHNNLSIPVTAKIRVYDDYEKSLQYAKMVLDAGAQFITVHGRTREMKGQNTGLASWKILRYLRDKLPQDQVFFSNGNILYPNDLQRCSDKTKCDAVMSAEGNLYNPGVFWTKTDDVDMQFPRVDKILRQYFEIVKSVDPHPASRHSMKSHFFKLMHEFLNVRTELRPMIGKTSVHSSFEEWEKIVEEVERIVKDEILTLSNFKDMDVVVDGDLQKWGGHYKTVPYWRCQPFFRKVDGERQNTRLLKVAGENDLMVTSNEAKEKSLKRELEGEGDEDGNVRKKPAA, via the coding sequence ATGTTTATACTTGCAAGAAGCAGTAGACCACTGACTCACACCGCATCCATTATATCAGCAAGTTCACAAAGAAGATTAGCAACTTTATCGAActcacaacaacagaacATTGAGATGACTGTTTTAGCAATAACCACCCCACCTTCTCCACCATCCACATCAAGAAAACTTTTAGGAAGAGAGTTGTACAATGCTATAGGCCAACCAAAGACTATAGTAGCGCCAATGGTGGACCAATCAGAACTAGCATGGAGAATACTATCCCGCAAATATGGTGCCGATTTATGTTACACCCCTATGTTTCATGCACGATTATTTGTAACTAGTGATAAGTATCGTAAAAGTATGTTTAATGATCAAGATGGCAATCCCAGATACGATCGTCCTttaattgttcaattttgtgcCAATGATCCTGAGATTTTGTTACAAGCGGCCAAGCTTGTTGAAAACCAATGCGATGCCGTTGATTTAAATTTAGGATGTCCTCAAGGAATTGCTAAAAAGGGTAAATATGGGTCTTTTCTAATGGAAGATTGGGACTTGATTCATAAATTAATTAGGAAGTTACACAACAATTTATCCATTCCTGTAACTGCTAAGATTAGAGTATatgatgattatgaaaaaTCATTACAATATGCCAAGATGGTTCTTGATGCAGGAGCTCAATTTATAACAGTGCATGGTAGAACAAGAGAAATGAAGGGTCAAAATACCGGACTTGcaagttggaaaatattgaGATACTTGCGTGATAAACTACCACAAGATCAAGTGTTTTTCTCTAATGGGAATATATTGTATCCTAATGATTTACAACGATGTCTGGATAAAACTAAATGTGATGCCGTAATGTCAGCGGAGGGAAACTTATATAATCCGGGTGTATTTTGGACCAAGACTGATGATGTCGATATGCAATTCCCGCGAGTGGATAAAATTTTACgtcaatattttgaaattgtcaagTCAGTTGATCCCCATCCCGCATCGCGACATTCAATGAAATCccattttttcaaattgatgcaTGAATTTCTTAACGTGAGGACTGAATTACGTCCCATGATTGGTAAAACTAGCGTGcattcatcatttgaagaatgggaaaagattgttgaagaagtgGAGAGGATTGTTAAAGACGAAATTTTGACAttgtccaatttcaaagatatGGATGTAGTAGTTGATGgagatttacaaaaatggGGTGGCCATTACAAGACTGTACCTTATTGGCGCTGTCAACCATTTTTTAGAAAAGTTGATGGTGAAAGACAAAATACTAGATTATTGAAAGTTGCGGGAGAAAACGACTTGATGGTTACGTCAAATGAGGCGAAGGAGAAGTCGCTTAAACGTGAACTTGAAGGGGAGGGGGACGAAGATGGTAATGTAAGAAAGAAACCAGCGGCGTGA
- a CDS encoding Ara1 D-Arabinose dehydrogenase, whose translation MTTPIKKATDVYFTLNNGIKIPALGLGTVPPDDPSEVKDQVVTAIKAGYRLIDTAWYYGTEKYVGQALKEVFDEGVVKREDVFITTKVWPSFWHSPEKSLDISLKTLGLDYVDLFLQHWPVELHGDENGEPTAPKDDKGNLLYDDDPATGTKFIEVYQSLEKILDNTKKTRSIGVSNYSLPKIRQLLPHVKHVPVVNQIEYHPQLPQQNLVDFCNEHKIIIEAYSPVGGTGAPVLKLPLVQELAKKYDVSTNEIVDAYQILNGRIAIPRSSNLERIKSIVNLPDLSEEELDELYQIGVINPTRYTNDPWGYGLGFRWWEGDTLSKEFD comes from the coding sequence ATGACTACCCCAATTAAGAAAGCTACTGACGTTTATTTCACTTTAAACAATGGAATCAAAATTCCAGCCCTTGGTTTGGGTACTGTACCACCAGATGATCCAAGTGAAGTTAAGGATCAAGTGGTCACAGCAATCAAAGCTGGTTATCGTTTAATTGATACTGCTTGGTATTATGGTACTGAAAAATATGTTGGTCAAGCTTTGAAAgaagtatttgatgaaggtgTTGTCAAGAGGGAAGATGTCTTTATCACCACCAAAGTGTGGCCCTCTTTTTGGCACAGTCCTGAAAAGTCGTTGGACatttcattgaaaacaCTTGGTTTGGACTATGTTGActtgtttttgcaacattgGCCAGTTGAATTGCatggtgatgaaaatggtgaACCAACTGCTCCCAAGGACGATAAAGGAAATTTGCtttatgatgatgatccAGCAACTGGTACTAAATTCATTGAAGTTTATCAaagtttggaaaagattttggataACACCAAAAAGACTAGATCAATTGGGGTTTCCAACTATTCATTGCCCAAAATACGTCAATTGTTACCCCATGTGAAGCATGTTCCAGTTGTTAACCAAATCGAATATCATCCTCAATtaccacaacaaaatttagTTGACTTCTGTAATGAACACAAGATCATTATTGAAGCTTATTCACCAGTTGGTGGTACAGGTGCCccagttttgaaattaccTTTGGTTCAAGAATTGGCCAAGAAGTATGATGTTTCCActaatgaaattgttgatgcttATCAAATCTTGAATGGTAGAATTGCTATTCCAAGATCTTCAAACTTGGAGAGAATCAAATCGATTGTTAATCTACCTGATTTGAGTgaggaagaattggatgaattgtATCAAATTGGTGTTATTAACCCAACAAGATACACTAATGATCCTTGGGGCTATGGATTAGGATTCCGTTGGTGGGAAGGAGACACTTTAAGTAAAGAGTTCGATTAG